In bacterium, the sequence CTGCGGGCGGGCGGACGCCTTCAACACCGGCTACATGAACGTGCAGACGACGCGGCCGGGACGGCGCCACATCGGGCAGCGCGAAGATCCGGCGCTCGGCGCCCGCCAGTACCTCGCCGAATGCGTCCGGCACGGCTCGACCACGGTCGTCAACGTCGGACAGGGCGGACGCGAGTTGATCGCCGCCGCGCGCGAGATCGGCGTGCGCCTGTACGCGGGTCCGCGCTACGCCGGGGCGGTCTATGTCGAAGAGACACCCGGCCGGATCGAGTACCGGTGGGACGAGGCGCGGGGCGAGGCCGGCCTGCGGGAGGCTTGCGAGTTCGCCGCCGAGGCGGCACGCGACGGCGGCGGCCTCGTCACCGGGATGCTCTGCCCGCACGCCGCCGACACCTGCGGCGAGGCGCTGCTCGCCGCGACGATGCGCGCGGCCGACGACCTCGGCGTCCGGGTGCAGATCCACGCCGCGCAGGGCCTGTTCGAGTTCACCGAGATGGTGCGGCGCACGCAGCTCACGCCGATCCGGTGGCTCCACGCCCGCGGGGTGCTCGGGCCGCGGACGATCCTCGGCCACGCCATCTTCCTCGACCACCACCCGCTGGCGCCGGCGCCCGGCCGGATCGACCTGGATCTGCTCGCGGCATCCGGCGCGCACGTGGCGCACTGCCCGCTCGCGCTGGCCCGGCGCGGCTGGGCGCTGCACTCGTTCGACCGCTACCGGCGCGCCGGCGTCAACGTCGCGATCGGCACCGACACCTGCCCGCGCGACATCGTCGACGAGATGCGGTGGGCCTCGTACGTGTGCAAGCTCGTAGAGGGCGACTTCACGGCGGGGCAGCCTGCGGACGTGATCAACGCCGCGACCTTGGGCGCCGCCGCGGCCCTCGGGCGTGACGACCTGGGGCGGCTTGCGCCGGGCGCGCGCGCCGACATCGCGGCCTACCGCCTGGACCAGGTGCGCGTCGGGCCGGTGCTCGATCCGGTGCGCAGCCTCATCCACTATGCCGCGGGCGGCCCCGCGGCACACGTCTGGGTGGACGGCCGGCGCGTCGTGGAGTCGGGCGCCGTCGCCGGCGTCGACGAGGCGCGGCTTTCCGGGGACGTGCAGCGCATGGGCGAGCGTCTCTGGGCGGACGTGCCGGAGTGGGAGGGCAGCGGCCGGACGGCGGAGCAGATGTGTCCGCCGGCGTTTCCTCTTCTCGATCAAATCGAACCAGTCGATCACGTCGAACCAGGGAGCCGATGAATGCCGCGACAGCACGTTGAGTTTGGACTCAGTCTCCCCAACCGGGCCGTGCTCTTCGGCCTCGACCCGCGGGTGCTCTTTGAGACCGCCGATCAGGCCGAAGCCTCCGGCGTCTTCGACTCGGTGTGGGTCGGCGACAACTTCACCTCGAAGCCCCGCCTCGAGTCGATCGTCACCCTCGCGGCGATCGCGGGGCGCACGACCCGGATCAAGCTCGGGACGATCTGCCTTGCGAGCTTTCCGCTGCGCCATCCGCTGGTGCTGGCACTGCAGTGGGCGAGCCTCGACCTCGCCTCCGGCGGCCGCACGATCCTGGCCGTCTGCGCCGGCGGCAGCGACAGGATGGGGCCGCAGTTCGCGGCCGAGCTCGCCGCGATGGGCGTCGCCTCCAAGGAGCGCATCGGCCGGCTCGAGGAGGGGATCGCGCTCCTGCGCGCGTTTTGGTCCGGCCCGGTTACGCACCACGGGAAGTACTACCATTTCGACCACGTCGATCTGCTCCCGCGGCCGGAGCGCCGGATCCCGATCGTCCTCGCGGTCAACCCCAACAGCCCCGATCCCGCTGTGACCGAGCGCGCGATGCGCCGCGTCGCGCGCCTCGCGGACGGATGGCAGACCGACGGCACGCCGCCGGCGGTATTCCGGGCGCGCTGGCGCCAGATGCAAGAGTACGCGGCCGAGTACGGCCGGGCGGACGAGGTGACCCACAACAGCCTCCACCTGATGGTCAACATCAACGACGACGTGGCGAAAGCGAAGCGGGAGGCGGTCGAGTTCCTCGATCACTACTACGGCGCCGGCAGGATCAGCCCGGAGAAGCTCGACTCCTGGCTGGCCTTCGGCTCTCCGGCGGCCGTCGTGGACAAGGTCATGGCGTTCGTCGACGCCGGCTGCAACACCGTGGTGATGCGGTTTACCTCGCCGGACCAGCGCGGACAGCTCGAGCGCTGCGTCGCCGACGTGATGCCCAAACTCAAGGGCGCGGTCGCCGTCTCGTGACCCCGGCGCGCACCCGGGGTCGCGGAGCCCCCCGGCCGCGGCCCCGGCGACCGCGGCCCCGGTGACCGCGGACCTCCTCGTCGCCGCCGGCTCCGTGCTCGCGCGCGGAGCCGGCGAACTGCGTGCGTCGTTCAAGGCGCTGGATATGCTCGTCGACGGCGGGCGCATCATCGCCCTCGAGCCGCACGGGCGCATCCCGGCCGGCACCGCGGCGTCTGGAGGCGGGAGGCCGGGCGCCGCGAGGGAAGTGCTCGACGTCTCCGGCCGTCTCGTGCTGCCGGGCCTCGTGAACGCGCACTCGCACTCGTACGGCCAGGTCTGCCGCCACTGCCTCAACGACGACACGCTCGAGCCGTGGCTGCCGCGGGCGATGGCGTACGCGGGCGGAATGACCCCGGCCGACAGCGCGCTCGCGGCCCGCCTGCACGCCGCCGATGCACTGAGAAACGGCGTCACGCTGCTGCTCGACCACGCCCGGCTCGCCCCGGATCACGTCGAGGCCGCGGTCGACGCCTACGAGCGGTCCGGCCTGCGCGTGGCCCTCGCGCCGCAGATCGGCGACCGGACGATCGCGGACTCGCTGCCCGCGCTCGATCCGGCGCTGCACGCGGTCATCGCGGCGGCCGACCGGTGGGCGCCGCGCACCGCCGCCGGCCTGCTCGGCATGATGCGGTCGCTCGTTCACCGGACCGCCGGCCGGAACTCCGTCCGGACGCTGGCGGGGCCGTCGACCGCCGAGCGCTGCACGCCCGAGCTCCTCAACGGCCTCTCGGCGCTGGCCCGGGAGCACGGGCTCGCCGTCCACACCCACCTGCTCGAGTCGCGGGTGCAGCGGCGCGGCGGAGATCCGCTCGCCGTCCTCGAGTCGGCCGGGCTCCTTGGCCCCCGCACCACGCTCGCGCACTGCGTTCATCTCGGCGCCGCCGACCGCGCGCGCATCGCGGCGTCGGGGGCGGCCGTCGTGCACAATCCCCTGAGCAACCTCGCGACCGGCGCCGGGTACTTCGACCTGCGGGCGGCGCTCGACGCGTCGGTGCGGGTGGCCTTCGGCACGGACGCGTTCAACTGCGGCGGATCGCAGGACTGGCTCGCGGCGGTGCGCGTCGGGGTGACGCTGCGGCGGCCCGAGGAGCCTTCGGCGCGCTGGGTGCGGCCCGCCGATGCCTGGTGCAGCGCGGTGGAGAGCGCCGCCTCGGCCCTCGGCTTCGGCGACGTCGCCGGGCGTCTGGAGCCCCGGCTCGGCGCGGACTTTCTCGTCGTCAACCCGGCCGCCGCGGGCTGCTACGCTGGACCGGACTGGCTCGATCAGCTGGCCTACGCGGGCGCGGGCTTCGGCGGCGGACTGGAGCGCGTCTACGTCGGAGGGCGGCTCCTCGCCCGGAACGGACGGCCGCTGCACCTCGACGAGGCGGCGCTGGCGCGCGAAGCCGCGGCCGCGTACGAGCGCATCGAACGCACCACCCGCGATGCCCAGGCCGTGGCCGCGGCGCTGCGGCCCCCGCTCACGGTGTTGAGCGAGCTGGCGGCCGGCCGGGCGCGCCGGGCCGAGTAGGGCATGGGCCGGTACCTCGCCGCCCGCACCGCGGCCATTCTCGGCACGCTGCTCATCATTTCGCTGTTCGTGTTTATCGTGATGCACGCGATTCCCGGCGGCCCGTTCGACGAGGACAAGATGCCGCTCCCGCCGGCGAGCAAGGCCAACATTCTTCGCAGCTACGGCCTCGACCGCCCGCTCTCGGAGCAGTACGTGCGCTTCGTCTGGAACGTCGCGCATCTCAACTTTGGCGTCTCGTATCAGAGCCCCGGCGAGTCCGTCGTCCATCTGCTGGGCCGGGTCTGGCCGGTGACCATGCACCTGGGCGGGATGGCCCTGGCCATCGCGCTCGCCGGCGGCCTCTCGCTCGGGGTGACGGCCGCCCTGCGGCAGAACACCCCGGTCGACTATCTGACGACCGGTGTCGCGGTCTTCGGCCTCGTCGTCCCGCATTTCGTGCTGGGCAGCCTGCTGATTCTGATCTTCAGCACGATGCTGGGGTGGCTGCCGGCCGGCGGATGGGACGCCCCGCGCCAGTGGATCCTCCCGACCCTGACCTACTGCCTCGCCCCGCTCGGGCTCGTCGCACGCTACACCCGCGTCAGCGTCCTCGAAGTGCTCGGAGCCGACCACGTCCGCACCGCCCGCGCGAAGGGCCTGGCCACCCGTCGCGTCGTCTTCCGGCACGTGCTCAGAAACGCGCTGGTGCCGCTGCTCACCGTCATCGGGCCGCTCTTTCCCGACCTGCTGACCGGTTCGATCTTCGTCGAGGGCATCTACCGCGTGCCGGGCCTCGGCCGCTACTTCGTCACCAGCGTTTACGACCGCGACTATCCCATGATCATGGGACTCGCGCTGCTCGCCGCGCTGCTGGTCAGCGTGATGTACCTAGTCAGCGACCTGTTCTATCTCCTCGCCGATCCGCGGATCCGGTACACTTGATGAGCGCCACTGTTCCCGGCGTCGGCGGGCCCTTGCCGGTGGACCTCGGCCGCCCGCCCGCGCGGGGGGCGGGCCGTCGTGGCTGGATGCGCCGCCTGCGGCGCAACCCGATGGCGGTGGCCGGGGCGGCGGTCGTCGCCTTCCTGATCTTTCTCGCGCTCGCCGCGCCCTGGATCACGCCGGTGCCCTACGATCGCGCCAGCTTCGGCGAGGCGTACCAGTTCCCGTCCGCGGCCCACTGGCTCGGAACGGATGCGATCGGCCGCGACTTTTACACCCGGATCGTCTACGGCGCTCGCGTGTCGTTGATCGTGGGGTTCACGGCGCAGGCGATCGCGCTCGCGGTCGGCCTGCCGCTCGGCCTCGCCGCCGGCGTGCTCGGCGGCCGGACGGACTTTCTCATCAT encodes:
- a CDS encoding amidohydrolase family protein; its protein translation is MTADLLVAAGSVLARGAGELRASFKALDMLVDGGRIIALEPHGRIPAGTAASGGGRPGAAREVLDVSGRLVLPGLVNAHSHSYGQVCRHCLNDDTLEPWLPRAMAYAGGMTPADSALAARLHAADALRNGVTLLLDHARLAPDHVEAAVDAYERSGLRVALAPQIGDRTIADSLPALDPALHAVIAAADRWAPRTAAGLLGMMRSLVHRTAGRNSVRTLAGPSTAERCTPELLNGLSALAREHGLAVHTHLLESRVQRRGGDPLAVLESAGLLGPRTTLAHCVHLGAADRARIAASGAAVVHNPLSNLATGAGYFDLRAALDASVRVAFGTDAFNCGGSQDWLAAVRVGVTLRRPEEPSARWVRPADAWCSAVESAASALGFGDVAGRLEPRLGADFLVVNPAAAGCYAGPDWLDQLAYAGAGFGGGLERVYVGGRLLARNGRPLHLDEAALAREAAAAYERIERTTRDAQAVAAALRPPLTVLSELAAGRARRAE
- a CDS encoding chlorohydrolase family protein; this translates as MLTGVKGEAVLAFDGRGHRLLRNGIVVFEGNTITYVGAGYPGRLDAVVDTGRCLVLPGFVNIHTHGGAEPGGRLILDCGRADAFNTGYMNVQTTRPGRRHIGQREDPALGARQYLAECVRHGSTTVVNVGQGGRELIAAAREIGVRLYAGPRYAGAVYVEETPGRIEYRWDEARGEAGLREACEFAAEAARDGGGLVTGMLCPHAADTCGEALLAATMRAADDLGVRVQIHAAQGLFEFTEMVRRTQLTPIRWLHARGVLGPRTILGHAIFLDHHPLAPAPGRIDLDLLAASGAHVAHCPLALARRGWALHSFDRYRRAGVNVAIGTDTCPRDIVDEMRWASYVCKLVEGDFTAGQPADVINAATLGAAAALGRDDLGRLAPGARADIAAYRLDQVRVGPVLDPVRSLIHYAAGGPAAHVWVDGRRVVESGAVAGVDEARLSGDVQRMGERLWADVPEWEGSGRTAEQMCPPAFPLLDQIEPVDHVEPGSR
- a CDS encoding LLM class flavin-dependent oxidoreductase → MPRQHVEFGLSLPNRAVLFGLDPRVLFETADQAEASGVFDSVWVGDNFTSKPRLESIVTLAAIAGRTTRIKLGTICLASFPLRHPLVLALQWASLDLASGGRTILAVCAGGSDRMGPQFAAELAAMGVASKERIGRLEEGIALLRAFWSGPVTHHGKYYHFDHVDLLPRPERRIPIVLAVNPNSPDPAVTERAMRRVARLADGWQTDGTPPAVFRARWRQMQEYAAEYGRADEVTHNSLHLMVNINDDVAKAKREAVEFLDHYYGAGRISPEKLDSWLAFGSPAAVVDKVMAFVDAGCNTVVMRFTSPDQRGQLERCVADVMPKLKGAVAVS
- a CDS encoding ABC transporter permease, whose product is MGRYLAARTAAILGTLLIISLFVFIVMHAIPGGPFDEDKMPLPPASKANILRSYGLDRPLSEQYVRFVWNVAHLNFGVSYQSPGESVVHLLGRVWPVTMHLGGMALAIALAGGLSLGVTAALRQNTPVDYLTTGVAVFGLVVPHFVLGSLLILIFSTMLGWLPAGGWDAPRQWILPTLTYCLAPLGLVARYTRVSVLEVLGADHVRTARAKGLATRRVVFRHVLRNALVPLLTVIGPLFPDLLTGSIFVEGIYRVPGLGRYFVTSVYDRDYPMIMGLALLAALLVSVMYLVSDLFYLLADPRIRYT